AGGGCCACGCGGTCCTGGAGGCCAACGCCTTCGGAGATCTGCTGCCCAATCTGCGGCGCGACGGGCTCTCCGTCTACGAGTGGGAGATCCGCGAGGCGCTGCGCTGAGCCTGCCAGAGGGGCTCCACCGGCACGCGCTCGAGGATGCCCGAGCCGAACACGCGATCCAGCTCCAGGTAGTCCAGGTGCACGTAGCCGATGTGACACCCGCATGTCGCCTTGGCACAGGGGCGTGGGCGGAGGACCTGCTCGAAGCCGGGCTCGTAGATGTTGCCGAGGAACTCGCGCACGAAGTGGCACCGGCGCGCCGAGCCCGCGCCGTCCACGGAGATGACGCTCTCCCCGGTGCGGCACGCCTTGCCGAGGCTCGGGTGGTGGGTGTTGTTGAGGGAGAAGAGGGGATCGACGCGGGAGAAGCGCTCCACGTCCTCGGGGGTGTAGCGCTCCTCCTTGCCGTCCTTGACGGCGTTGATCCACAGGTACACGTCTGGAGGCAGCTCGCCGCGCAGGGCCTCGGCCTCCTCGGCGAAGCGGCGGAAGCCCACCATGCCCACGCTGTAGCGCACGCCCAGGGCGCCCAGCCGCTCGCACTGCGACACGAAGCGCCTGCGCTTCATCCACTCGGGGTGGAAGGTGGCCCAGATGCCGAGCTTCTCCGGCTGGCAGCGCTCCACCCACTCCAGGGTGCAGGAGAGGTTCGTCTGGATGGCGGCCCGCTCGACGTGGGGCATCCGCGTGAGCCGCACCAGGGCCTCCTGATACCAGGGGCGGATGAGTCCCTCGCCCCACGGGGTGAAGAACACCGACACGGGGTAGGGCCGGGACCCGACCCAGTCGACGAAGCGCTCGACGCCCGCGCGATCCTCGGCCAGCTCCGCGTCGTCCTGCTTCCACTTGCCGAAGGGGCAGTACTCGCAGCCGAAGTTGCAGTTCGACAGCGGACCCCGGTAGAGCACGGTGAGCTTCATCGCCACGAGTACCCCTCCATCAACGCGCGCACCGGCTCGGAGTGCAGCCACGGGCCGATGAGATCCGAGCGCTCCACGCCCGCGTCCGTGAGGTGCAGCGCCTCCGGGGTGCGCCGCGCGAGGCCATGGGTCTCCAGCTCGGCCAGCTCCGGGAAGTCCGCGAGCGCCTCGGTACCGAAGCGCTGGCGGTAGGCGGCGAACTCCACGCCCTCGGCGAGCAGGGAGAGGAGCATGTGGCGCCGGCGCTGTTCCGCCTCGTCGAGGACGAAGCCGTAGCCCACCTCGCCGAAGGAGGCCTCGGTCCGCTCGCTGTAGGCGGCGATGATGGAGCGCACCTCGCGCGAGCCCACGGCGTACTCGGAGGAGTAGTGCATGC
Above is a window of Cystobacter fuscus DNA encoding:
- a CDS encoding STM4011 family radical SAM protein, producing MKLTVLYRGPLSNCNFGCEYCPFGKWKQDDAELAEDRAGVERFVDWVGSRPYPVSVFFTPWGEGLIRPWYQEALVRLTRMPHVERAAIQTNLSCTLEWVERCQPEKLGIWATFHPEWMKRRRFVSQCERLGALGVRYSVGMVGFRRFAEEAEALRGELPPDVYLWINAVKDGKEERYTPEDVERFSRVDPLFSLNNTHHPSLGKACRTGESVISVDGAGSARRCHFVREFLGNIYEPGFEQVLRPRPCAKATCGCHIGYVHLDYLELDRVFGSGILERVPVEPLWQAQRSASRISHS